A region of the Spirochaeta isovalerica genome:
ATAAAGATGAAAAAGTAACTTTGAGACGCTTACTTACACACACTTCGGGATTTAATGTTCATGGATTTCCTGGATACAAAGTCAATGAAGTACTCCCTGGTATTAATTCTGTTCTTAATGGTCTTGGGAATACTTCTCCTATAGTCTTAACAGATACACCAGGTAAGAAATGGGCATACTCGGGAGGTGGATATACTGTAATACAAAAAGTTATAGAAGATGTAACTAATAAATCTTTCGAAGTATATATGGAGGATTCCATATTAAAACCTATTGGCATGAGCAACAGCACTTTTGAGCAACCTTTACCACCAGATTTACAGTTTAATGCAAGTGCAGCATATGACCAAAGAGGAAATATTATAGATGGATTATGGCATAATTACCCAGAAAAAGCTGCTGCTGGTCTGTGGACAACTCCTACAGATTTGGCAAAATATTGTATAGAGATTTATAGGATAATATCTGATAAACCAAATGGTGTCATTTCTAAAGATATGGCACAACAAATGATGACAAAACATATGAATGATTGGGGACTTGGTATGTATATCGGAGGTAGGGAAGAAAATATTTATCTTGTGCATGATGGAAAAAATGAAGGATTTACTAGCAAATTAATCATGTTGCCATATCATGGAACAGCTCTAATTGTAATGACTAATGGTGATAGTGGGTATGGACTGATTGAAGAAATACAGCAGGCATTAATTGAAGTATATGAATTGTAATATGAATACTTCATAACAGATGCTTACTTAACATTCATTTAATAATAAACACGCTGTAGAACAAAGTTTTGCACCAGATTCGTCTTTGTCATAAATACTGCTGTTCAGCTTCGCTGGCAGTATTTACGCCAAGTACGACGAACAGGTGAAAACGACGTTCTACCGACACTAGAGCCGGATTATTGATTTTTTTGAACAATTTACGTTTTCAATTTTCGGAACAATTTCTAATCCTCCTTCGGAGGATGAAAACATATGGGCTATAAATAAATCAGAATTGGAAAGTATGCAAAGAATTTCGGTTTTGTGAATTTTAATCTCCGGTGGTAGATTATTTAAAGGCAATAAATGAGAGGTATTATGAGAATAGTATTTATACGACATGGGGAAAGCGAAGCTAACACTCAGAAAATTATTTCAAATACAGGATATACTCATGGATTAACAGAAAATGGTTATGCCCAAGCAACAAATCTTGTAAAGAAACTAAAAATAAATATCCGAATCCTTCCAAGATCATTTCAAGTCCTCTAAAAAGGGCAGATGAGACCGCTAAAATTATCAGTAAATATTATAACTCAGAATATATAATCGATAATCGCTTAATTGAATTCCATACGGGAATACTTGAAGGTAAAAGTGATGATAATAGCTGGAATCAATTATTTAAACTATGGAATAAATGGATAACAGACGATCAAGCTTCGAATGAATCACTACCTGGTGGTGAAAGTCGTGATGATGTTGTTAGAAGATTAGATCATTTTTTTAAAGATCTAATAGCTGACAATAACGAAAATGATATAATTTTCTGTATTAGTCATGGAGGAGTAATAATAACTGGAATACCAAACGTTCCAATTATTAAAAATACTGAAAATCTAAAACACTATGATCTTAAGAATACTGATATAGTAGAAATTTTATATACTAAAAATGAAGGTTTTATTTGCAAAAATTATGGGCCAGCTTAATAATAAAACACGGTAGAACAAGCAATTGAACGTGACATTTCTATTGTCAAGTTTCTTGCAGAGCTATTAACCATAACGGATTAGACTTCATACTATCTCGGAGAAGGGATTCTGTTAAAAAAGCAAGAAAATCGCCAATGCCTGGCAAGCCAGGCCGAAATGCACGTTAATTGGACGTTCTACCGACACGAGAGACAATTTTTTGATTTCCTATACAATTCTTTTTTTTAAATCAGAACTTAATTAATCTTCCTTCGGAAGATGGGAGAAAATTGCTAAATAAAGATCAAATTTTAAAATTTGCAAAGATATTATTGATGACTTTGTTTATTCAAATACAACAGTTTTTGCAATATTGCTAGTTTTTCCAATTATTATTTGACACTCACTGTTATGCTGTTATACTTGTATAGTACAGTTAAATAATAAAGGAGATTTCATGAATCAAAACAAGATAATTCTCGTATTTTTTACATTTATTCTAGCAGCATGTACCCCAAAACAAGTTGCATTGGAAGAACGATTTGGTTATCAATTAGTTAATTCTGAGGATCATAAACTTGCAACAAAGACATTTGGTAAAGGAAATGTGACAATTATTCTTGAAGCTGGTCTTAATACTCAGTGTAAAACTTGGATAGATTCAGGGATAGTCTCAAATCTAGAAAAACATGCGAAAGTCATAATATATAGTAGACCGGGCATCTATCCATCTGATAACTCAGAACATCCAGCAAATATCAGTAATATGATTAAAGATCTGGATGCTGTAATAAATAAACTTGCTAAAGGTGAAAAACTGATTTTAGTCGGTCATTCTTTAGGAGGAGTAATAATCAGAGCATATAGTATAAAATACCCTAAAAAAGTTGATGGTTTGGTTTTTGTCGATACAGCGCACGAAGTCTTTATTGATGCAACACAAGAAGAGGTTATAGCGCATTTGTCTGATATGGGTGTACCTGACACCGATCCATACTATAAAGAAATGATCGAAATGAGAAATACTTTAGAATATATATCTAATATAGGAACTCTACCTGATATTCCAGTTATTTCATTATCTGCTTTAGGTTTAGAAAAAGATCCGCTTGATAATAAAGAAAGACGATTGTTAAAAGAACTTAATGATGATTTAAGTATTGGATTATCTGATTTTACTAATATAGAAGTTTCTGATAGTGGACATTTTATACAGAACGATCAGCCGGATATTTTAATATCGGCTATTTTAGATGTTCTTAGAAAAATTAAATAAAAGGCATCTTAAAGCAAGAATCTATATATTAAAAACTGATTCTTGCTTTAAATTCAAACAATGATAAAATACTCGGTAGAACAATCGAATGAACAGTGACAGAGCCTATTGTCAGGGTATCTGCTACTTCACTTCGTTCTGGAGCAAATACCCCGCCAATTCCTTTCGCTTCGCTACAGGATCGAGTCTGCACGTTATTCGGGCGTTATATTTATTTAAATTGCAAACTAAAAAGAAGAATTAATGGAATGTAGATTTTGTGATATTGCGAATAAAAAAGTTATTTCCAAAATAGTGTATGAAGATAATAAAATTATTGCTTTTTTAGATCGTTTCCCAGTTAACCCAGGGCATGTTCTTGTTATCCCGAAAGAGCATTATTCCAGCATATGGCAGCTTGAAAATGAACTATATACCTCAATATTTAAAATAGTGAAACAGATTTCTAGTTCTATTCAAGAAGAAATAGAACCAGAAAAAATAGGTCTCTTAGTCGCAGGTTATGATATTGATCATTGCCATATTCATATTATTCCGATGTACTCTCGAGACGATGTTGCTACAAAACGTGTTCATAACAATGCATGGATAGAAGCAGATATTAAAGAGCAAGAAAAGCTTGCTATAAGACTTCGAAAAAGAATTTCATCTTTAAAATGAGTGTCCTCAAACTCCATCCTTGGAGTTTGGGAATATTGTACAAATTCGTCGAACTCATCACTTAACAGCAAGTTTATGCTACAGCCCTTCGGGCTTCCGGGCTCCGCCAAATTTTCCTCTGTCAAAATTATTGCTTTTAAGGTTATACTGCTATAAAACTATGATAGTTTGATATTGAAACGGTTTATTGGTTTATCATGCAGTAATTTCACCAGTCCTGCGGATCGGAAAACTTCAGATACTTGCGAACCGTTAAGTGACATGTCCGACTAGTCGGGATTATAGAACTCGCCTGTCCGTGGGCGAATAAAGATATTAGGAGTTATCATTGGTAAATATAATTCAAATACATGATGATAAAGAAAAATCAAATATAACTCGCAGAATATTAGAAAATTTACCGGAATGGTTTGGTGATAAAGAATCTCTTGAAAAATATGTTAATACTGTTAAAGGAAAGCCTTTTTATGCTGCAGTAGAAGAAAATAAAAATTCCATTGGTTTTCTCAGCTTAAAGCTACACAATAAATATACTGCTGATTTATATGTCACAGGAATCCTGAAAAAGTATCATAGACAAGGTATTGGAAAATTATTAGTACAAAGAGCAGAATCCTATCTGATGAAAAATAAATATAAGTTTTTTATGGTTAAAACTCTAGGAGAGTCATCCAGCGATGAGTCATATGCTAAAACAAGAAAGTTTTATTTTAGCCAAGGATTTTATCCTATGGAAGAAATCAAAGAGATATGGGGAGAGAAGAATCCCTGTTTGATAATGGTAAAGAATATTGAGAACGATTATTGAAAATCAAAATATAACCAAAAAATGCAACTGACAGCCCTACTGTCACAAATACTGCTATTCGCTTCGCGGCAGTATTTGCGCCAGCTTTACGGTCTGCAGCTGATTTTGGCGTTATATAGCAAAAAAGGTTTAAAAATGAAAAAAATACAATTTATTTTATTAGTTATTCTCATAATAAGTTGTTCAAATAATGATGAAAAAGATATTACGGCAACAGAGAATAGTGATAATATCAATAAAACTGAAGAACAAAATCAAAAAGAAACTGATATAAGTATTCCTCTACCAAAAGAGGAAATTCTCAAATCAAAATATCTATCGAAGAATGAGATACTAAGAGAAATTAATTCAAATATATTAACTTCAGAGAGTTCCGATTCAATAATTCTCCTTAATGATACAAATCTAAGATATTTGAATGAGTATGAAGAGCCTAATTTAGATATATTACTTGTTTATGATTCAGTAGAGAATCAAATGTTATTACACCCATTCGATTCTCTTTGCCTTGTAAATCAAGGAAGAACTAAAAATCTTGATTCTGTTAATCATCTTTCTGAAAGACTTGGAGAATTCTATGAATACTTCTACCTAACTGATTTTAACAATAATGGGATTAAAGAGATTTTTGGATTTCGCGTAACCGGAATATCATTTGAACCAGAAATTTGGGAATATCAAAATGGTGAATTTATTAATCTCTTTCCTCTAGAAAAAGATCTAGATCTACCTGTTTTAAACTATTTGGATATTACTGATGATAAAATTTCTGTTTGGTACGCTAGATATGGAAAAACGGATAATGATATTTATCAATATTATTGGGGTGACAGTAGTAATAGATTTTTAAGAAAAGCGCACATCATTGGAACTAATGAAATGCTAGAATCAGTTACTTCCGGTCAATATACGACTGATGAATTAATAAATGATGCTTTTAAAGAATATTTGGATCAATATCTAGAGGAAATTTCAGAATGGAGAAATACGACTGATATTACTGAGTTACCAAAACTAGAAATTACAGATATGGGACTTACTCTACCTGCTTCAACTAATCAATTGATGGATAATCCTCCTGTTTATTGGCATGAAAACGAATTTATTGGTTCAATTCCATTTATTGTCAAAATTCTTCCTGAGAATGAATCATCTTTATTTCTTCAGGAAATTGAGAATGCACTTTCTGATCATTATAAAACAAGACCAGATACCCAGGACATGGGATTTGAAAATCTAGATTCTACACAATTTTATACTGCTGCATTAGCCGAAGTATATGGTTTCTCTAGACTATTTGGTCCGACCATGGCAGGGAATAGAACATATCTTCTTATTAAGAAAGATAACCAATTTAGAGAATATAATGATTTGGGATCTATTCTTTACAATGGATATATACCTTGGAAGCCATCTGGTATGAATTTCTTATTAATTGAAGAATTTGAAGATGGCTCATTTAAAGTTATTAAAGAAGGTGCAGCTGGTTAAAAATCACTATATAACAAAGTTTTGCAGCAGAATTGCCTATGGCACAGTTTTTGAAGTCGCTTCGCTCAGTTCAAAAACTCCGCCATGCACGGCAATCAGCTGAAAACGACGTTATGTGGAATAAGGAGAATTTAATTGAGAAAATTATTATTAACTGTGATATTGATGTTCGGAATTCTATTAAGTTCCTATGCAAACGATTCATTTTCATATAGAGAATCAGGATCAGGATTGATTCTCTTAACAAAAAATGAAGGGATTTCTATGAGTTCTGAGTTATTAAAATATGATTATAATAACAAAAATTATGAGATCACCTACACTTTTGAAAATTTAACAACAAACGATCAAGATATTACAATTGCATTCCCTGTATCTAGCAATGGTTATGATGGTTATGAGATGGAACTATATAATACTGCTGAAGAATGGATGCAATCGACATATCATTTTGTAACTGAAATTGATGGTATTAGTTATGAACGCGAATTAATGAAATTAAAGCCTGAAAGCGCTACAATTGATTATGACTATGCTTTTGTTCTTGATATAAGCATTCCCAGTAAAAGCGATATTACAATAATTGATAAATATGGAAGCAAAGGTAATAGTGAATATTATTATGATTACTTTTATCCAAATAGTAATGATCTCCAAACAATGATCTGGTATACAGATATTAATCAAAAATATATCCTTGAAACAGCTAATAGTTGGTCTGGAACCATAACTGATTTTGAAACAGTTTATAGTGTCGGATTTTATAGTAACTTTTTCACTCTTGGAAATGACATATATTTCTTCAATAATAACCAGTTTCAATCAATCAGATTTGATTCTAACTACAACGAGATGAATCTAGAATATTCCGAAAATGCAGATACTGCTAGATTAAATTACACTATGGATTTTAATAATTTTGAACCAATAAAAAACCTAGAATCAGAACTTATCATTCGAAAAACTGACTCAATCAATGCATTAACATTTAGTGGTACAATATTCGAGTATCTTAATAGTAATTATTACAATATAGATCATATTAACTATATGCTAGATATGATTTTTAAGATTTTTCCTCAAGATCAATTCAATGACATATTATTTAATGCAATACTAAAAATGGATAAATATTATAACGACAATGAATTAAGAGATATGTATTTTTCTGATCATAAAAGCTATATAGCAACTGAAATAGTGACTTTATCTAGATTTTTTCTTAATAAATTGTTTGCACAAGAAGGTTATGTCTTTAATTCAGAGAAATGGAATAATATTTTCTCGTATTTTGATTGGTACAATCCAACAACAAAAAATGTTTCATTTAACTCATTAGAAGAATCACAAATTGAGAAGATTAAACAAATTCGAAGTACATATAGTACAATATCTGAAGAGGAATTATCAAATGATAACTTTTTGATGCCTAAATTACAGTTGCAATATCAAGGAAAATAAAACACCACATAACAATCGAATGAACCTGATTTTCCTATGTCAAGAATCCTGCTTTTCTGCTTCGCAGGCAGGATTCTCGCCATCTACGGAAAACAGGTTATTCGGGCGTTGAGGCTGTAGAATAAGTCATTTTCCTTTCAGTTATAAACCAATCGTGGTAAAAATTTCTTAACTGGGAGGGAAATATGGCTCGATACAAGTATTATTCCTATGAACAGCAGCTGATGATTCCTGTTAATCTAAAAAATCAGATTTTACCCGACACCTTTGAGCATACTTTAAATAGAGTAATAGATAGTCTCGATCTATCTGTCTTCAATAATAAATATGCAAATGATGAAACGGGAGCTC
Encoded here:
- a CDS encoding alpha/beta fold hydrolase; this translates as MNQNKIILVFFTFILAACTPKQVALEERFGYQLVNSEDHKLATKTFGKGNVTIILEAGLNTQCKTWIDSGIVSNLEKHAKVIIYSRPGIYPSDNSEHPANISNMIKDLDAVINKLAKGEKLILVGHSLGGVIIRAYSIKYPKKVDGLVFVDTAHEVFIDATQEEVIAHLSDMGVPDTDPYYKEMIEMRNTLEYISNIGTLPDIPVISLSALGLEKDPLDNKERRLLKELNDDLSIGLSDFTNIEVSDSGHFIQNDQPDILISAILDVLRKIK
- a CDS encoding DUF4424 family protein, which gives rise to MRKLLLTVILMFGILLSSYANDSFSYRESGSGLILLTKNEGISMSSELLKYDYNNKNYEITYTFENLTTNDQDITIAFPVSSNGYDGYEMELYNTAEEWMQSTYHFVTEIDGISYERELMKLKPESATIDYDYAFVLDISIPSKSDITIIDKYGSKGNSEYYYDYFYPNSNDLQTMIWYTDINQKYILETANSWSGTITDFETVYSVGFYSNFFTLGNDIYFFNNNQFQSIRFDSNYNEMNLEYSENADTARLNYTMDFNNFEPIKNLESELIIRKTDSINALTFSGTIFEYLNSNYYNIDHINYMLDMIFKIFPQDQFNDILFNAILKMDKYYNDNELRDMYFSDHKSYIATEIVTLSRFFLNKLFAQEGYVFNSEKWNNIFSYFDWYNPTTKNVSFNSLEESQIEKIKQIRSTYSTISEEELSNDNFLMPKLQLQYQGK
- a CDS encoding histidine phosphatase family protein; the protein is MISSPLKRADETAKIISKYYNSEYIIDNRLIEFHTGILEGKSDDNSWNQLFKLWNKWITDDQASNESLPGGESRDDVVRRLDHFFKDLIADNNENDIIFCISHGGVIITGIPNVPIIKNTENLKHYDLKNTDIVEILYTKNEGFICKNYGPA
- a CDS encoding GNAT family N-acetyltransferase; this encodes MVNIIQIHDDKEKSNITRRILENLPEWFGDKESLEKYVNTVKGKPFYAAVEENKNSIGFLSLKLHNKYTADLYVTGILKKYHRQGIGKLLVQRAESYLMKNKYKFFMVKTLGESSSDESYAKTRKFYFSQGFYPMEEIKEIWGEKNPCLIMVKNIENDY
- a CDS encoding serine hydrolase domain-containing protein; protein product: MKKYLLLFILLFLSLLLFTSCSLIKEGKIASKIEAFENGLRHATKYYTIYERMDAYNVPGVSIAFVYNGEIEWVKAYGIANTNNEKKVNTETLFQAASISKPITALAALKMVEEGYLALDEDIEAYLKTWKIPENDFNKDEKVTLRRLLTHTSGFNVHGFPGYKVNEVLPGINSVLNGLGNTSPIVLTDTPGKKWAYSGGGYTVIQKVIEDVTNKSFEVYMEDSILKPIGMSNSTFEQPLPPDLQFNASAAYDQRGNIIDGLWHNYPEKAAAGLWTTPTDLAKYCIEIYRIISDKPNGVISKDMAQQMMTKHMNDWGLGMYIGGREENIYLVHDGKNEGFTSKLIMLPYHGTALIVMTNGDSGYGLIEEIQQALIEVYEL
- a CDS encoding phosphoglycerate mutase family protein; translated protein: MRIVFIRHGESEANTQKIISNTGYTHGLTENGYAQATNLVKKLKINIRILPRSFQVL
- a CDS encoding HIT family protein, translating into MECRFCDIANKKVISKIVYEDNKIIAFLDRFPVNPGHVLVIPKEHYSSIWQLENELYTSIFKIVKQISSSIQEEIEPEKIGLLVAGYDIDHCHIHIIPMYSRDDVATKRVHNNAWIEADIKEQEKLAIRLRKRISSLK